Proteins encoded by one window of Pempheris klunzingeri isolate RE-2024b chromosome 14, fPemKlu1.hap1, whole genome shotgun sequence:
- the tmem248 gene encoding transmembrane protein 248 isoform X2, translated as MVYLLNPIENLRSYINNRPPLVIFMISVSAVAIAFLTIGYFFKIKEIKSPELTEDWNTFLLRFNELDFCVSENETIKHGLNESTTPESMVVTSGQARSSTQVPLLLEDSGPINISVPITLTLDPQRPFGGYSRNITHLYATVLGQQVGLSGREAHEEINITFTLPVSWNSDECVLHGHCEQVVFSTCMTITAASNIFPVTVQPPHCVPETYTNATSWYKVFTTVRDSDTKYSQDYNPFWCYKGAIGKVYHALNPKLTVIVPDDDRSLINLHLMHTSYFLFVMVITMFCYAVIKGRPGKVRQTNPDFCPEKVALSEG; from the exons atg GTGTACCTGTTAAATCCTATAGAGAACCTGAGAAGCTACATCAACAACCGTCCACCGCTGGTCATTTTTATGATCAGCGTCAGTGCAGTGGCCATCGCCTTCCTGACCATCGGCTATTTCTTCAAGATTAAGGAGATCAAGTCTCCGGAGTTGACAGAG gACTGGAACACGTTTCTGCTGCGCTTCAACGAGCTGGACTTCTGCGTGTCAGAGAATGAAACCATAAAGCACGGTCTGAACGAGTCGACCACGCCAGAGAGCATGGTCGTGACCAGCGGCCAAGCTCGTTCCAGCACCCAGGTTCCCCTCCTGCTCGAGGACTCGGGTCCCATCAACATCTCTGTCCCCATCACCCTCACGCTGGACCCCCAGCGCCCGTTTGGAGGGTACTCTCGCAATATCACCCACCTGTATGCCACAGTGCTGGGGCAGCAAGTCGGCCTATCTG gCCGGGAAGCCCATGAAGAAATAAACATCACTTTCACCCTGCCTGTATCCTGGAACTCAGACGAGTGTGTGCTGCACGGCCACTGCGAGCAGGTGGTGTTCAGCACTTGCATGACCATCACGGCGGCCAGCAATATCTTCCCAGTCACAGT GCAGCCGCCGCACTGCGTGCCAGAGACGTACACCAACGCCACGTCTTGGTACAAGGTGTTCACCACGGTCCGCGACTCGGATACCAAGTACAGCCAGGACTACAACCCCTTCTGGTGTTACAAAGGAGCCATCGGCAAAGTGTACCACGCTCTCAACCCAAAGCTTACTGTCATCGTGCCTGAT GACGACCGATCCCTCATCAACCTGCACTTGATGCACACGAGCTACTTCCTCTTTGTCATGGTCATCACTATGTTCTGCTATGCAGTCATCAAAGGGCGGCCTGGGAAAGTACGGCAAACCAACCCCGACTTCTGCCCAGAGAAG GTGGCGTTGTCAGAGGGTTAA
- the tmem248 gene encoding transmembrane protein 248 isoform X1, with protein MVYLLNPIENLRSYINNRPPLVIFMISVSAVAIAFLTIGYFFKIKEIKSPELTEDWNTFLLRFNELDFCVSENETIKHGLNESTTPESMVVTSGQARSSTQVPLLLEDSGPINISVPITLTLDPQRPFGGYSRNITHLYATVLGQQVGLSGREAHEEINITFTLPVSWNSDECVLHGHCEQVVFSTCMTITAASNIFPVTVQPPHCVPETYTNATSWYKVFTTVRDSDTKYSQDYNPFWCYKGAIGKVYHALNPKLTVIVPDDDRSLINLHLMHTSYFLFVMVITMFCYAVIKGRPGKVRQTNPDFCPEKVHQTPAVLYDVNRWRCQRVKKTSDSYVRTYL; from the exons atg GTGTACCTGTTAAATCCTATAGAGAACCTGAGAAGCTACATCAACAACCGTCCACCGCTGGTCATTTTTATGATCAGCGTCAGTGCAGTGGCCATCGCCTTCCTGACCATCGGCTATTTCTTCAAGATTAAGGAGATCAAGTCTCCGGAGTTGACAGAG gACTGGAACACGTTTCTGCTGCGCTTCAACGAGCTGGACTTCTGCGTGTCAGAGAATGAAACCATAAAGCACGGTCTGAACGAGTCGACCACGCCAGAGAGCATGGTCGTGACCAGCGGCCAAGCTCGTTCCAGCACCCAGGTTCCCCTCCTGCTCGAGGACTCGGGTCCCATCAACATCTCTGTCCCCATCACCCTCACGCTGGACCCCCAGCGCCCGTTTGGAGGGTACTCTCGCAATATCACCCACCTGTATGCCACAGTGCTGGGGCAGCAAGTCGGCCTATCTG gCCGGGAAGCCCATGAAGAAATAAACATCACTTTCACCCTGCCTGTATCCTGGAACTCAGACGAGTGTGTGCTGCACGGCCACTGCGAGCAGGTGGTGTTCAGCACTTGCATGACCATCACGGCGGCCAGCAATATCTTCCCAGTCACAGT GCAGCCGCCGCACTGCGTGCCAGAGACGTACACCAACGCCACGTCTTGGTACAAGGTGTTCACCACGGTCCGCGACTCGGATACCAAGTACAGCCAGGACTACAACCCCTTCTGGTGTTACAAAGGAGCCATCGGCAAAGTGTACCACGCTCTCAACCCAAAGCTTACTGTCATCGTGCCTGAT GACGACCGATCCCTCATCAACCTGCACTTGATGCACACGAGCTACTTCCTCTTTGTCATGGTCATCACTATGTTCTGCTATGCAGTCATCAAAGGGCGGCCTGGGAAAGTACGGCAAACCAACCCCGACTTCTGCCCAGAGAAGGTACACCAGACACCAGCAGTGCTTTATGACGTGAACAG GTGGCGTTGTCAGAGGGTTAAAAAGACATCAGACAGCTATGTCAGAACTTACCTGTAA
- the lig3 gene encoding DNA ligase 3: MQRPLILLAHKTVCTGLQPVKCQQLWEVYRALSVSPGFKHLPPTVRLLNLSRRIRCVSLVSPKHGLLQNDLPKLSLHQCFSDQPDMSEQRFIVEYAKRGTAGCKKCKDKIPKGVVRIGKIVPNPFSESAGEMKEWYHVKCIFEKLERARATTKKIEDITDLEGWEELQDEDKELINKHVSDLMAKVNASPKKKVQAKMNTSGQLMAPPADPSVNAPRKFSGFTATKAGASSSPGPSSSPAKASQGSGLSTQLCDPKHKDCLLREFRKLCAMVAEHNSYNVKTQIIEKFLKKGSGGDKFHGDLYLTVKLLLPGVVKSVYNLNDKQIVKLFSRIFRCDQDEMVRDLEQGDVSETVRMFFEESKSFPPAAKSLLTIQEVDASLTRLAQLTKEDEQQTELEDVAKKCTSNDLKCIIRLIKHDLKMNSGAKHVLDAVDPNAYDAFKASRNLGDVIERVLRNQQEASNGSGPRKLLTVEASLMTPVQPMLAEACKSVEYAMKKCPNGMYSEIKYDGERVQVHKNGDNFSYFSRSLKPVLPHKVAHFKQYIPQAFPGGHSMILDAEVLLIDTNTSKPLPFGTLGVHKKAAFQDANVCLFVFDCIYFNGVSLMERPLCERRKFLHDNMVVVPNRILFSEMKHVTRAADLADMITRVIREGLEGLVLKDLKGMYEPGKRHWLKVKKDYLNEGAMADTADLVVLGAFYGKGSNGGIMSSFLMGCYDPHSKKWCTVTKCSGGYDDATLARLQKELDVIKISKDPSKIPGWFKIIKNYYPDFIIRDPEKAPVWEITGAEFSKSEMHTADGISIRFPRMTRIRDDKDWKTATNLDQLRELYRISKENCDFKVTAGPSTSSEDKGSSGGDSGGNSPSPSSHGRAPPKKTSSSTPKPKVVKSEPRTPGSDAPSAKKVKKTESVHSNGQTKAKATSKLLEPTNDKTLLDIFSGVKLFLPVSVQDFDKLRRYFVAYDGDLVADYEAASATHTLAEPEDDSQAQRVSPRWIWECIRKRRVVPPC, encoded by the exons ATGCAGAGACCTCTTATACTGTTAGCTCACAAGACTGTCTGCACGGGTCTGCAACCTGTCAAGTGTCAGCAGCTCTGGGAAGTGTACCGagccctttctgtctctccggGCTTTAAACATCTACCTCCAACTGTTCGTTTGTTAAATCTTTCCAGACGAATCCGTTGTGTCTCTCTGGTGTCCCCTAAACACGGACTCCTCCAGAACGATCTCCCCAAACTTTCCCTACATCAGTGTTTCTCCGACCAGCCAGATATGTCAGAACAGAGGTTCATTGTGGAATACGCCAAACGCGGCACCGCGGGCTGTAAGAAATGCAAGGACAAAATCCCAAAGGGAGTAGTGCGCATCGGGAAGATTGTGCCAAACCCTTTCAGCGAGTCTGCAGGGGAGATGAAGGAGTGGTATCATGTGAAGTgtatatttgagaagctggagagGGCGAGAGCCACCACGAAGAAGATCGAGGACATCACAGATCTGGAGGGCtgggaggagctgcaggacgAAGACAAGGAGCTCATTAACAAACACGTTTCAG ACCTTATGGCCAAAGTCAATGCAAGTCCAAAGAAGAAGGTGCAGGCCAAGATGAACACCTCCGGCCAGCTAATGGCTCCTCCCGCTGATCCTTCTGTCAACGCTCCACGCAAGTTCTCTGGCTTCACTG CCACGAAGGCCGGCGCCTCCAGCAGCCCAGGACCGTCATCCTCCCCTGCCAAAGCCAGCCAAGGCAGCGGCCTGTCCACCCAGCTCTGTGACCCCAAACACAAGGACTGCCTCCTCAGAGAGTTCCGCAAGCTCTGCGCCATGGTGGCCGAACACAACAGCTACAACGTCAAGACGCAGATCATCGAGAAGTTCCTCAAGAAGGGCTCTGGTGGAG ACAAGTTCCACGGAGATCTTTACCTGACGGTGAAGCTGCTCCTGCCCGGCGTTGTAAAAAGTGTCTACAACCTCAACGACAAGCAGATTGTAAAACTGTTCAGCCGCATATTCAGATGTGACCAGGATGAGATGGTGCGCGACCTGGAGCAG GGCGACGTGTCGGAGACGGTGAGGATGTTCTTCGAGGAGAGTAAATCATTCCCGCCTGCTGCCAAGAGCCTCCTGACCATCCAGGAAGTGGACGCCTCCCTGACCCGCCTCGCCCAGCTGACTAAGGAGGACGAGCAGCAGACCGAGCTGGAGGACGTTGCCAAAAA ATGCACCAGTAACGACCTGAAATGCATCATCCGACTTATTAAACATGACTTGAAGATGAACTCAGGAGCAAAACATGT CCTGGACGCTGTGGATCCGAATGCTTACGATGCCTTCAAGGCCTCGCGCAATCTGGGTGACGTGATTGAGCGGGTGTTGAGGAATCAGCAGGAGGCGTCTAATGGTTCCGGACCGAGGAAACTCCTCACTGTGGAGGCGTCGCTCATGACCCCCGTCCAGCCCATGTTG GCAGAGGCGTGCAAATCTGTGGAGTACGCCATGAAGAAATGCCCCAACGGGATGTACTCGGAGATCAAGTATGATGGAGAACGTGTGCAGGTGCACAAGAACGGAGACAACTTCAGCTACTTCAGCCGCAGCCTCAAACCAGTGCTGCCTCACAAA GTGGCCCATTTCAAGCAGTACATCCCTCAGGCTTTTCCCGGGGGCCACAGTATGATATTGGATGCTGAAGTCCTCCTAATTGACACAAACACCAGCAAACCCCTGCCCTTTGGGACCCTGGGCGTCCACAAG aAAGCTGCCTTTCAAGATGCCAACGTGTGCCTTTTCGTTTTCGACTGTATATACTTCAACGGCGTGAGTCTGATGGAGAG GCCTCTGTGTGAACGCAGGAAGTTTCTGCATGACAACATGGTCGTAGTCCCCAACAGGATCCTGTTCTCAGAGATGAAGCACGTCACC agggcAGCAGATCTGGCCGACATGATAACTCGGGTTATTAGAGAGGGACTTGAAGGCCTCGTGCTGAAAGACTTAAAG GGCATGTATGAACCAGGGAAGCGCCACTGGCTGAAAGTGAAGAAGGACTATTTGAACGAAGGGGCGATGGCAGATACGGCTGACCTGGTGGTGCTGGGGGCTTTCTACGGAAAAGGCTCCAACG GAGGCATCATGTCCAGCTTTCTAATGGGCTGTTATGACCCACACTCAAAGAAGTGGTGCACCGTCACCAAGTGCTCTGGAGGCTACGATGACGCCACCTTGGCCCGGCTCCAGAAAGAGCTGGATGTGATCAAAATCAGCAAG gaCCCAAGCAAAATCCCAGGCTGGTTCAAAATCATTAAGAACTATTATCCAGATTTCATTATTCGCGATCCTGAG aAAGCGCCCGTCTGGGAGATCACAGGCGCAGAGTTTTCCAAATCAGAAATGCACACAGCTGACGGCATCTCCATCCGCTTTCCCCGCATGACACGCATCCGTGATGACAAGGACTGGAAGACCGCCACCAACTTGGACCAGCTCAGA GAGCTCTACCGCATATCCAAGGAGAACTGTGACTTCAAAGTGACAGCCGGACCGTCGACGTCCAGCGAGGACAAGGGCTCATCGGGGGGGGACAGCGGAGGAAACTCGCCATCGCCTTCTTCCCACGGACGTGCCCCACCCAAGAAGACCA GCAGCAGCACCCCCAAACCCAAGGTGGTCAAATCGGAGCCTCGCACTCCGGGCTCAGACGCCCCCAGCGCCAAGAAG GTGAAAAAGACTGAAAGTGTTCACAGCAACGGACAAACCAAAGCGAAGGCCACCTCCAAACTGCTGGAGCCAACGAATGACAAG ACgctgctggacatcttcagCGGGGTGAAGCTTTTCCTGCCCGTCTCGGTGCAGGACTTTGACAAACTGCGGCGGTACTTTGTGGCGTACGACGGAGACCTGGTGGCGGATTACGAAGCCGCCTCGGCCACTCACACGCTGGCTGAACCCGAAGACGACAGCCAGGCCCAGAGAGTGTCGCCCCGCTGGATCTGGGAATGTATCCGCAAGAGGCGCGTGGTTCCTCCCTGTTAA